The Desulfobacterales bacterium genome includes the window GCCGAAAGCGAAAAAACTCCCCCTGCGGCTTCGAATCGTCAGAAACTTTCAGCCCCTTGCAACCCTTGCGGTTCAAGGGTTGAATCTCTTTGCCGTGGCCGCCCTCTATATGGCGCCCCGTAAAAGACTTTCCGCCGCTGTCAGGGCCGGTCTGCTGGCGCCATACAATTCATGGCGCAACCGCATCGCCACCTTGAAATTCGTGCAGGACATTCCGGTTTGCGGCCACGACCCCAGCTACGACCGGATACGACACCTGGATGACAACCTGGGTCGGCTGTCCCATCTGCCGATGCTGATCCTCTGGGGGGAACACGACTTTGTATTTGACGGAGACTATCTGAGAGAATGGCAAATTCGTTTTCCGGACGCTGAAGTCCACTGCTTTCCAGATGCCGGCCATTATGTGCTGGAAGATCAACCCCAACGGATTTTAAAACTGACAACTGAATTTTTAATGCGGCATCCGTTGTCGATACAAGACTAACGGTTCTCAAGGGAATGTTTAGCGATGAATCAGCATAACGCGCCCGATAACGGCTTTGTGAACGTGGCCTCCTATCTGATCCGATCGGCCCGCGTTCAACCCCAAAAACCGGCGGTTGTCTGCCCGGCCGGCCGGGACCCGAACGGACGCGTCAGATACATCCATTTGACGTTTCAACAGCTCGATCAAAAATCGGATATCCTGGCCCACGGCCTGGAACGCGTCGGTATCAATCGGGGTTCCCGGACCATTTTGATGGTAAAACCCGGGCTGGATTTTTTTGGCATTATCTTCGCGCTTTTTAAAATCGGCGCAGTCCCCGTGGTGGTCGATCCCGGAATGGGGCTCCGGCGCATGCTGTCCTGCCTGGCGGAAAGCGAACCCGAAGCCTTTATCGGCATCTCAGCCGCACATGCCCTTCGGACCCTGCAGCCGAAATATTTTAAAACCGTCAAAACATGGGTCACCGTCGGGCGGCGCTGGTTCTGGGGCGGCCATACCTTGGAACAACTCGGCGCTGCTTCACAAGGGCCTTATTCGCCGGCCCGAACCGGCCGGGATGAAACCGCCGCGATTCTCTTCACCACCGGAAGTACCGGACCGGCCAAGGGCGCCGTCTACACCCACGGGAACTTCGACGCCCAGCTTAATCAGATCAAAACCCATCTGGGCCTCTCTGCCGATGAAATTGATCTTTCCACCTTTCCGCTGTTTGCGCTCTTCTGGCCGGCGCAGGGGATTACATCGGTCATACCGGATATGGACCCCACCCGCCCGGCCCTCGCCAATCCTGAAAAAATTATCGAGAGCATCAACGATTGGAAAGTAACCCAGATGTTCGCTTCACCGGCCCTGCTGAACCGCGTGGGGCGCTACGGCCGGAAAAACAACATCAAACTGCCGTCCTTGAAACGGGTGATTTCGGCCGGTGCGCCTGTCTCAGCGGATGTGATTGAACGGTTCGCTGCCCTGCTGCCGGAAGAAAGCGAAATCCACACCCCCTACGGCGCGACTGAAGCCGTACCGATAATCTCGATCCGAAGCCGTGAAATTCTCACCCAGACCCGCAAATTGAGCGAACAGGGTTTCGGCACCTGCATCGGGTATCCCATCAACGACACCATCGTCAGCCTCATCCGCATCAGCGACGACCCGATCGCGAACTGGTCGGACGAACTGGTCGTCCCTGACAATGAAATCGGTGAGATCACCGTTAAAGGGGGGCTGGTGACCCGCAGGTATTTTAACCGCCCGGATGCCGATGTTCTTTCTAAAATCAAGGATGGGGACGGTTTCCGGCACCGCATGGGCGATCTGGGGCGTCGGGATAAACAGGGTCGGATCTGGTTCTACGGCCGCAAAAACCACCGCGTCATCACGCCCGGCGAAACCCTTTTTACGATTCCCTGTGAAGCGATTTTCAATCTCCACCCCCAGGTATTCCGCAGCGCCCTGGTGGGTGTCGGTTCTGCGCCCAATCAGCGTCCGGTGATCTGCATCGAACTGGAAGACACGGCCCGCCGCAAAGACCGGCGGCGCATCCGAAAAGAACTGCTGGCGCTGGCAAAAAGCAACGAGAAAACCCTCAAGATCGATGCGGTTTTATTCTGTAAAGCTTTTCCGGTGGACATCCGGCACAATTCAAAAATATTCCGTGAAAAGCTGGCGATATGGGCGGCAAAACAGATAGGCTGAAGGTTTGGATAGACTGAAGGCTGAAGGTCAATTGTCCGTGGTCCGCAGCCTGTGGCAGAACTTCACCGGACAATGAACACCATAAAGATGAAGGAATTTTTATTCCTTCAGCCTTCAGCCTAAACCCCTAACCATTGAGATTGCGATATGAAACCAGGATCAAACATACCTCAACACAAACCCGAGAACGTACTGGTAACCGGCGGCGGCGGTTTCCTGGGCCGGGCGATCGTAAGGCGCCTGGTTGCCAGAGGAGACCGGGTTTGCAGCCTATCAAGAAATCATTATGACGCACTCGAAAAAATGGGGGTCGATCAGATCAGGGGAGATCTTTTCGATGCTGCTGTGGTTGAAAAGGCCTGCCATGACCGGGATCTCGTTTTTCATGCGGCTGCCAAGCCACCCCCCTGGGGAAAATATGATGATTATTACCGGACCAATGTGATCGGGTCCCGCAATGTGATCAACGCTTGTCTTTCCCAAAACGTATCGAGACTTGTCTTTACAAGCACGCCCAGTGTGGTCTTCAACGGCAAAGACATAGCGGGGGTAGATGAATCATTTCCCTATCCCCCCCGCTACAATGCCTATTACCCTGAAACCAAGGCGCTCGCTGAAAAAAGCATCGTCACTGCCGCCGATGAGAACCTGAAAACAATTATCCTGAGGCCCCATGAAATCTGGGGGCCGGAAGATCCCCATTTTTTACCCCGGCTGCTGGAGCGAGCCAAAAAGCTCAAACGGATCGGGAACGGCCGCAACCTGGTCGATACGCTCTACATTGACAATGCCGCGGACGCACATGTTTTAGCGGCCGACAAATTGAAGGAAAATCCGCAGTTGTCCGGCAGGATATATTTTATCACCCAGGACGAACCGGTCCCGGCATGGGAAATGATCAACGCGATTCTGAAAGCCGCCGGGCACGGGCCGGTAAAAGGGTCCCTCCCCTTCCGGGCGGCCTGGCTGGGCGGGGCAATCCTTGAATTTTTATATCGAGCCCTTGCATTACCGGGCGAACCCCCGATGACCCGCTTTCTGGCAGAAGCAGTCGCCACCTCCCACTGGTTCGATATCAGCGCAGCCAAAAAGGACCTGGGATACTATCCCGCGGTTTCCACGGCCGAAGGGTTGGAACGCTTGGCGCAATGGCTCGACAAACAATCCATGGAGTAATCTTGCAATGAATCTGACCGAAATCATTTCAAATGCTGAATGGGCCCGGATTGAAAAGAAGATAAATGACCGTTTCGGCCTCAACACCTGCATATTTGACACGGACGGCTTTCGATTGACGGCGCATCAACAGTGGCCCAACCGGCTGTGCCCGGCCATCAAAGCCAATCCCAAGGGCCAGAGTTTTATCTGCGCCGTTGCCCATATGAATATCGCCATGCAGGCGCAGAGGACGCGCCAGCCGGTGATTGAAGCCTGTGACGCCAGCCTGATGAAGAGCGTCGTTCCGATTTTCTGGAGAGAGGCGTTTGTCGGTGCAGTCGGGAGCTGCGGATTTCTTCAGGATAACGAAGAAGTTGACACGTTTTTGATAAATAAGGTTACCGGGATCGACGAAGCGGAAATCATCGCACTTTCAGATGATATTCCCAGGGTCTCCCTGGAGCAGGCGCAAAGATTGAATGCGTATATCCACCGGCAGGTTCAATCCGTCGCTGCTGAATTTAGAACCGCAAAAGGGTCCTAAACGAACGGCCGGTTTTATGCAAATTAAAACCGGCCGCCGCCTGAAACTTTCGATATCTGTTCAGATTACTCCATCTTTACCCGCCGGTAAGTTTTCCAGAATTTTCGGACCAGGGGTGCAAACAGGGACAGCAACGCAAAAGTCGTCAAAACCGCTGCAATGGGCCGGGTAAAGAAGATGGAAATATCCCCGTGGGAAATCGTCAAAGACTGCCGCAGCGAGCGTTCCACCATGGGGCCCAGGACCAGCGCCAGGACCACCGGGGCTGCCGGAAAATCGAGTTTGCGCATGACATATCCGACAATGCCGGCGCCGAACATGATCCACATGTCAAAAATATTGTTGTCCGTGGCAAACACGCCGACAGCGGAAATCGTGACGATCAGCGGCATCAGGATCTGATACGGAACTTTCAGAAAACTGACCCACAGCCCCACCAGGGGCAGATTCAGGATCAGCAGCAGCACGTTCCCGATGTACATGCTGGCGATCAGGCCCCACACCACCTCCGGATGCTCTTGAAAAAGCAACGGGCCCGGACGGATGCCATGAATGAGCAGGGCGCCCATCAGGACGGCCGTGGTGCCGGATCCGGGGATGCCTAAAGTCAGCAGGGGCACCATGGCGCCGCCGGCAGCGGAATTGTTGGCGCCTTCGGGACCGGCAACCCCTTCGATGACGCCGGTGCCGAACTTTTCAGGATGTTTGCTCAGTTTTTTTTCAGTGGCATAGGAGAGAAAGGAAGCCACGGTGGCGCCGGCGCCCGGCAAGACCCCCACAAAAAAACCGAGGATAGATCCGCGCCAGAGGGCGCCGGAAGAATCTTTCCAGTCCTGCCGGTTGGGAAACAGGCTTTTTATATTTAACTTTGTCTTGACAAATACCTGCTTCATGGGCTCTTCAATATTGATTAGTACTTCCGCCAGGGCAAAAAGCCCCACCGCCACACCGATAAAACCCATGCCGTCCAGCAGATAGATGCTGCCGAAGATAAACCGGGGCGAACCGCTGATGGCGTCTACCCCCACGCAAGCCAGCAGCAGGCCGAACACACCGCTCATGAGCCCCTTGATGAGTGAATCGCCGGCCAGACCGGTCACCAGGGTCAGCCCCATGAAGGTCAATGCGAAATACTCCGGCGGGCCGAAAGCGATGGCAAAGTCCGCCAGGACCGGTGCGATCCAGGAGAGCATGATGATGCTGAAGGTCCCGGCAATAAATGATGAAATGGCGGCTATTCCCAGGGCCGGGCCGGCCCTGCCCTTCAGCGCCATCTGGTATCCGTCCAGGGTCGTCATTACGGATGCTGATTCTCCCGGCACATTAATGAGGATGGACGTGGTGGACCCGCCGTACATGGCGCCGTAATAAACCCCGGCCATGGTGATGATGGCCGTTGTGGCGTCCATGCCGAAGGTGATGGGAATCAGGATTGCTACACCGGTGACAGGGCCGATGCCCGGCAGGACGCCGATGAGTGTGCCCAGGGTAACGCCCATGAAGCAAAAAAGTAAATTCTTTAAGGAAAGCGCAATCTCAAAGCCGGTTAAGAGGTGCTGTAGAATTTCCACTGGTTGGAGCCCTTCCGTTAGAATCCAAATATGTTTTTCGGCAGCTTCACTTCCAGCAGGATCTGAAAAACGAAATAAAGACCGCCGGTTGAGAGAAGTGCCACGATAGCGGTTTTAAGCCATCTTTCTTTCTGCACAATAGCAAGCAAAAAGGCGATATACACAATGGTGGACACTGCAAAGCCGACGGTTTCCAGGACGGCGACAAAGACCCCCAGACCTGCGATGACCATTCCGACATTCAGCAGGGCCTGGGGTGCCGGAAAAGGATTTTTTCCGGCTGACCCACGTTTCCGCACGGTTGCATCGAATAAAAGCAACACCGATAGAACGGCCATTAAAACCGCCAGCCAGAAAGGTAGAAACCCCATGCCCGGACCGAACTCCACCCGTTGGGGCATCTGCCAGGATGTGTAGGCGACGGTTAAGGAAAATATCAGCATCACGATTCCGGTGATTTGATCGGCTCGTCTCATGATTAGCTACCGTTTGGTTATTCAACAACTGAATTTTTAATGGGATCGAATGCGTCTTTCCTGCGAAACAGGTCCCGCTGATGGCGGGACCGCAGGGTCTTCAATTCAGGCTAAAGCAGGGAAAGCCACATTGCCTATGAAACAGGGGAGGCGGGATTCAATGCGAGCCCGCCTCCCTTTTAACCCGTAAAACGCTTTATTTTTTTATTTCTTGAGAACGCCCATTTCGGTCAGCAATTCCTTGTAGCGCGTATTCTCTTTATCCAGCCACTTGCTGAAGGTTTCGCCGTCCATCCAGGCCGCGGAGAGCATGTTGTCTTTCACATATTTCTTGAAGGTGTCGGTTTTGGTGTAGCTGTACAATGCCTTTTCCATGGTCTTGCGGGCATCGGCCGGAATGTCCGCCGGTGATACCAGGCCGCGGTTCTGTACATAAACGGCATCGATGCCCTGCTCGATCAGGGTCGGGACATCCGGTGCTGCGTCCAGACGCTTCTCCGAAAAAATGCCCAATGCTTTCACTTTGCCGGCCCGCATCAACTCCAAAGCCTCGCCGGGATTGGCCACGCCGATGTCCACGTGTCCGCCCAGGATGGCGGCATTGACTTCGCCGCCGCTGTTAAAAACGATGTAGTTCAGTTTAACGCCGGCTTGTTTTTCAATCAGATAGGAACAGATGGAATCGGAAGACCCCAGCTGGGTGCCGCCCACCGTTATTTTTTTGGGATTCGCTTTGGCTTCAGCCACAATATCTTTCATGGATTTAAATTTGGAATCGGTCCGGGTAATCACCATGTACTCGTCAAAGGCAAAATTGGCCATGGGGGTGAAGTCCTTCAGGCCCACCGGTGATTTGCCGCTCAGGGGCGTGGTCATAAAGCTGGTAACCGCCGTCAGCAGAAAGTACGGGTCGCCCTTTTTGCCGGCCACGTAACCAAAGGCGATGGCGCCGCTGCCGCCCGGCTTGTTTTCCACAACGATGGGCTGGGACATCAGTTTGTCTTTGTCAAAAGCGGACGCCAGGGTTCGCGAAAAGATATCGCTGCCGCCGCCTGCACCTGCGTGAACGATCAGGGTAACGGGTTTGCTGGGAAACGTGTCTGCAATGGCGATGCCTGCAGACAGGATGGCAAAAGACGCCACCAGGATTAACACGCTGCTGATACTAAGAATTCTTTTCATTACTCCTCCTTTGAACTTATGACTGTTAATGTTGCTCCCGGGAGACAAATCCCACCCGAGGATTGTAATGGGTCACAGGACGTAAAGGAACTACTGAATTACATTCCTTA containing:
- a CDS encoding alpha/beta fold hydrolase, which encodes MHTDIDISRFRHLYPFKSHYLDLNGLAYHYLDEGSGKPVVMLHGNPTWSFYFRELITGLSGRYRTIAPDHIGCGLSEKPGTERYDYRLKSRVDDLEALMDHLGLCRDITLVLHDWGGAIGMLYALRHPDRIARLVLMNTAAFFPPKAKKLPLRLRIVRNFQPLATLAVQGLNLFAVAALYMAPRKRLSAAVRAGLLAPYNSWRNRIATLKFVQDIPVCGHDPSYDRIRHLDDNLGRLSHLPMLILWGEHDFVFDGDYLREWQIRFPDAEVHCFPDAGHYVLEDQPQRILKLTTEFLMRHPLSIQD
- a CDS encoding fatty acid CoA ligase family protein, giving the protein MNQHNAPDNGFVNVASYLIRSARVQPQKPAVVCPAGRDPNGRVRYIHLTFQQLDQKSDILAHGLERVGINRGSRTILMVKPGLDFFGIIFALFKIGAVPVVVDPGMGLRRMLSCLAESEPEAFIGISAAHALRTLQPKYFKTVKTWVTVGRRWFWGGHTLEQLGAASQGPYSPARTGRDETAAILFTTGSTGPAKGAVYTHGNFDAQLNQIKTHLGLSADEIDLSTFPLFALFWPAQGITSVIPDMDPTRPALANPEKIIESINDWKVTQMFASPALLNRVGRYGRKNNIKLPSLKRVISAGAPVSADVIERFAALLPEESEIHTPYGATEAVPIISIRSREILTQTRKLSEQGFGTCIGYPINDTIVSLIRISDDPIANWSDELVVPDNEIGEITVKGGLVTRRYFNRPDADVLSKIKDGDGFRHRMGDLGRRDKQGRIWFYGRKNHRVITPGETLFTIPCEAIFNLHPQVFRSALVGVGSAPNQRPVICIELEDTARRKDRRRIRKELLALAKSNEKTLKIDAVLFCKAFPVDIRHNSKIFREKLAIWAAKQIG
- a CDS encoding NAD-dependent epimerase/dehydratase family protein, which produces MKPGSNIPQHKPENVLVTGGGGFLGRAIVRRLVARGDRVCSLSRNHYDALEKMGVDQIRGDLFDAAVVEKACHDRDLVFHAAAKPPPWGKYDDYYRTNVIGSRNVINACLSQNVSRLVFTSTPSVVFNGKDIAGVDESFPYPPRYNAYYPETKALAEKSIVTAADENLKTIILRPHEIWGPEDPHFLPRLLERAKKLKRIGNGRNLVDTLYIDNAADAHVLAADKLKENPQLSGRIYFITQDEPVPAWEMINAILKAAGHGPVKGSLPFRAAWLGGAILEFLYRALALPGEPPMTRFLAEAVATSHWFDISAAKKDLGYYPAVSTAEGLERLAQWLDKQSME
- a CDS encoding PocR ligand-binding domain-containing protein, coding for MNLTEIISNAEWARIEKKINDRFGLNTCIFDTDGFRLTAHQQWPNRLCPAIKANPKGQSFICAVAHMNIAMQAQRTRQPVIEACDASLMKSVVPIFWREAFVGAVGSCGFLQDNEEVDTFLINKVTGIDEAEIIALSDDIPRVSLEQAQRLNAYIHRQVQSVAAEFRTAKGS
- a CDS encoding tripartite tricarboxylate transporter permease; its protein translation is MEILQHLLTGFEIALSLKNLLFCFMGVTLGTLIGVLPGIGPVTGVAILIPITFGMDATTAIITMAGVYYGAMYGGSTTSILINVPGESASVMTTLDGYQMALKGRAGPALGIAAISSFIAGTFSIIMLSWIAPVLADFAIAFGPPEYFALTFMGLTLVTGLAGDSLIKGLMSGVFGLLLACVGVDAISGSPRFIFGSIYLLDGMGFIGVAVGLFALAEVLINIEEPMKQVFVKTKLNIKSLFPNRQDWKDSSGALWRGSILGFFVGVLPGAGATVASFLSYATEKKLSKHPEKFGTGVIEGVAGPEGANNSAAGGAMVPLLTLGIPGSGTTAVLMGALLIHGIRPGPLLFQEHPEVVWGLIASMYIGNVLLLILNLPLVGLWVSFLKVPYQILMPLIVTISAVGVFATDNNIFDMWIMFGAGIVGYVMRKLDFPAAPVVLALVLGPMVERSLRQSLTISHGDISIFFTRPIAAVLTTFALLSLFAPLVRKFWKTYRRVKME
- a CDS encoding tripartite tricarboxylate transporter TctB family protein, whose translation is MRRADQITGIVMLIFSLTVAYTSWQMPQRVEFGPGMGFLPFWLAVLMAVLSVLLLFDATVRKRGSAGKNPFPAPQALLNVGMVIAGLGVFVAVLETVGFAVSTIVYIAFLLAIVQKERWLKTAIVALLSTGGLYFVFQILLEVKLPKNIFGF
- a CDS encoding tripartite tricarboxylate transporter substrate binding protein; the protein is MKRILSISSVLILVASFAILSAGIAIADTFPSKPVTLIVHAGAGGGSDIFSRTLASAFDKDKLMSQPIVVENKPGGSGAIAFGYVAGKKGDPYFLLTAVTSFMTTPLSGKSPVGLKDFTPMANFAFDEYMVITRTDSKFKSMKDIVAEAKANPKKITVGGTQLGSSDSICSYLIEKQAGVKLNYIVFNSGGEVNAAILGGHVDIGVANPGEALELMRAGKVKALGIFSEKRLDAAPDVPTLIEQGIDAVYVQNRGLVSPADIPADARKTMEKALYSYTKTDTFKKYVKDNMLSAAWMDGETFSKWLDKENTRYKELLTEMGVLKK